The following proteins are encoded in a genomic region of Nocardioides sp. cx-173:
- a CDS encoding IS256 family transposase produces the protein MALPQSALSELLEAFRAGDGADLVRDSVRVALQELIELEAAERIGAAPYERTDGRVTERNGHRPRMLTTKAGDVELRIPKLRKGSFFPIILEPRRRIDQALYAVVMEAYVHGISTRSVDDLVEAMGGAGISKSEVSRICAGLDETVGAFRTRTLDHVEFPYIYLDATYLHVRNAPGKGGQVVSMAVIVATGVTATGEREILGLDVGDSEDEIFWRSFLLSLKQRGLAGVRLVISDQHSGLVKALKRAFQGVAHQRCRVHFARNLLAHVPKGQAELVATAFRMIFAQPTAEDVHAAWDKTRDELAARFPKLGPLMDDAKAEVLAFTAFPREHWRKIWSTNPLERVNKEIKRRSRVVGIFPNAAAVIRLVGAVLIDMHDEWIAGDRRYLSEGSMAKLYDTSDTDSVAAIESSDV, from the coding sequence ATGGCCTTGCCACAGTCTGCCCTGTCCGAACTCCTCGAGGCGTTCCGTGCCGGTGATGGCGCCGATCTGGTCCGCGACTCGGTCCGGGTCGCGCTTCAGGAGTTGATTGAGCTCGAAGCCGCCGAACGGATCGGTGCCGCACCGTATGAGCGCACCGATGGCCGCGTCACTGAGCGCAACGGCCACCGGCCGCGGATGCTGACCACCAAGGCCGGCGACGTCGAGCTGCGGATCCCGAAGCTGCGCAAGGGGTCGTTCTTCCCGATCATCCTCGAGCCCCGCCGCCGCATCGACCAAGCGTTGTACGCGGTGGTGATGGAGGCCTACGTCCACGGCATCAGCACCCGCAGCGTCGACGACCTGGTCGAAGCGATGGGCGGGGCCGGGATCAGCAAGTCCGAGGTCTCGCGGATCTGCGCCGGCCTGGACGAGACCGTCGGCGCGTTCCGCACCCGGACTCTGGATCACGTCGAGTTCCCCTACATCTACCTGGATGCGACCTACCTCCACGTCCGCAACGCCCCGGGCAAGGGCGGCCAGGTCGTGTCGATGGCCGTCATCGTCGCCACTGGCGTCACCGCGACCGGCGAGCGAGAGATCCTCGGCCTGGACGTCGGTGACAGCGAGGACGAGATCTTCTGGCGCAGCTTCCTGCTCAGCCTCAAGCAACGCGGCCTGGCCGGGGTGCGGCTGGTGATCAGCGACCAGCACTCCGGCCTGGTCAAGGCGTTGAAGCGGGCCTTCCAGGGTGTCGCGCACCAGAGGTGTCGGGTCCACTTCGCCCGCAACCTGCTCGCGCACGTGCCCAAGGGCCAGGCCGAGCTGGTGGCGACTGCGTTCCGGATGATCTTTGCCCAACCCACCGCCGAGGACGTCCACGCGGCGTGGGACAAGACCCGCGACGAGCTCGCCGCCCGGTTTCCCAAGCTCGGGCCCCTGATGGACGACGCGAAGGCCGAGGTGCTCGCGTTCACTGCGTTCCCGCGCGAGCACTGGCGCAAGATCTGGTCCACCAACCCCCTCGAGCGGGTCAACAAGGAGATCAAGCGCCGCTCCCGGGTCGTGGGCATCTTCCCCAACGCCGCCGCGGTCATCCGCCTTGTCGGGGCGGTGCTGATCGACATGCACGACGAGTGGATCGCCGGCGACCGCCGCTACCTGTCCGAGGGGTCTATGGCCAAGCTCTACGACACCAGCGATACTGACTCCGTCGCCGCCATCGAGAGCAGCGACGTGTAG
- a CDS encoding potassium channel family protein, producing MRVAIAGAGAVGRSIARELIQNGHEVLLIDKNPGSIHPERVPDAEWLLADSCELSSLEEARLDKCDVVIAATGDDKANLVTSLLAKTEFGVPRTVGRVNHPNNEWLFTEAWGVDVNVSTPRIMSALVEEAVTVGDLVRLFTFRKGNANLVEMVLPADSPYVGKPSGLIPLPENCALVTILRDGQVYVPDGEQPVEAGDELLFVIPDTGEDELEHLLAPRAHS from the coding sequence ATGCGAGTCGCCATTGCCGGAGCCGGCGCCGTCGGGCGCTCGATCGCCCGCGAGCTGATCCAGAACGGCCACGAGGTCCTGCTCATCGACAAGAACCCCGGCTCCATCCACCCCGAGCGGGTGCCGGACGCCGAGTGGCTGCTCGCGGACTCCTGCGAGCTCTCCTCCCTCGAGGAGGCGCGCCTGGACAAGTGCGACGTCGTCATCGCCGCCACCGGCGACGACAAGGCCAACCTGGTCACCTCGCTGCTGGCCAAGACCGAGTTCGGGGTGCCCCGCACGGTCGGGCGGGTCAACCACCCCAACAACGAGTGGCTGTTCACCGAGGCCTGGGGCGTCGACGTCAACGTCTCCACCCCGCGGATCATGTCGGCCCTCGTCGAGGAGGCCGTCACCGTCGGCGACCTGGTGCGGCTGTTCACCTTCCGCAAGGGCAACGCCAACCTGGTCGAGATGGTGCTGCCCGCCGACTCGCCGTACGTCGGCAAGCCCTCCGGCCTGATCCCCCTCCCGGAGAACTGCGCCCTCGTCACCATCCTGCGCGACGGCCAGGTCTACGTCCCCGACGGCGAGCAGCCGGTCGAGGCCGGCGACGAACTGCTCTTCGTCATCCCGGACACCGGCGAGGACGAGCTCGAGCACCTCCTCGCCCCCCGCGCCCACAGCTGA
- a CDS encoding potassium channel family protein, with the protein MGCGRVGSTLARSLEDRNHTVAVIDSEPDAFRRLGPGFNGDKVTGYGFDQQVLEKAGIRRADAFAAVSSGDNSNIIAARVARETFGIQQVVARIYDPGRAEVYQRLGITTVATVKWTADQVLRRILPAGAEPDFRDPSGTIRLDQVPVGEPWIGHRTVAFQEQSRSRIAWIDRLGEGMLPARDSVIQEGDLLHLVMREENAAQAYQVIERGPEES; encoded by the coding sequence ATGGGCTGTGGCCGGGTCGGCTCGACCCTTGCGCGCAGCCTCGAGGACCGCAACCACACCGTCGCCGTCATCGACAGCGAGCCTGACGCCTTCCGGCGCCTCGGGCCCGGCTTCAACGGCGACAAGGTGACCGGCTACGGCTTCGACCAGCAGGTCCTCGAGAAGGCCGGCATCCGCCGTGCCGATGCCTTCGCCGCGGTCTCCAGCGGCGACAACTCCAACATCATCGCCGCGCGGGTCGCCCGCGAGACGTTCGGGATCCAGCAGGTCGTCGCCCGCATCTACGACCCCGGCCGCGCCGAGGTCTACCAGCGCCTCGGCATCACCACGGTGGCGACGGTGAAGTGGACCGCCGACCAGGTGCTGCGCCGGATCCTGCCGGCCGGTGCCGAGCCGGACTTCCGCGACCCGTCGGGCACCATCCGCCTCGACCAGGTGCCCGTCGGCGAGCCCTGGATCGGTCACCGCACGGTGGCCTTCCAGGAGCAGTCGCGCAGCCGGATCGCCTGGATCGACCGGCTGGGCGAGGGCATGCTGCCCGCCCGTGACTCCGTGATCCAGGAGGGCGACCTGCTCCACCTGGTGATGCGCGAGGAGAACGCGGCACAGGCCTACCAGGTGATCGAGCGCGGACCCGAGGAGAGCTGA